One Methylosinus sp. LW4 genomic region harbors:
- a CDS encoding DUF2155 domain-containing protein produces MISRCFRLRFALSGAALLVGLGAAAADPIRNPTAIFAGLDKTTGRIINFDVAIDETVQFGSLQVTPRVCNTRPQTEAPQTTSFVEVDEQDAGKNEAKRIFSGWMFAASPGLHGVEHPVYDVWLVDCRGGKEIVQAPAADPAAAAAPAAPAPEKKRSRSRKVEPVAPVPVEAAPIGPRDSVPPEGAKAPESAEPAAAAPAEKPKKKKKKQPPAPAPATAPSPFPF; encoded by the coding sequence ATGATCTCCCGCTGCTTCCGCCTGCGTTTCGCTCTTTCCGGGGCCGCCTTGCTCGTCGGCCTCGGCGCGGCGGCCGCCGATCCCATCCGCAATCCCACCGCCATTTTCGCCGGGCTCGACAAGACCACGGGTCGAATCATCAATTTCGACGTCGCCATAGACGAGACCGTGCAATTCGGCTCGCTTCAGGTGACGCCGCGCGTCTGCAACACGCGCCCGCAGACCGAGGCGCCGCAGACGACCAGCTTCGTCGAGGTCGACGAGCAGGACGCCGGGAAGAACGAAGCCAAGCGGATTTTCTCCGGCTGGATGTTCGCCGCGAGCCCGGGCCTGCATGGCGTCGAGCACCCCGTCTATGATGTGTGGCTGGTCGATTGCCGCGGCGGCAAGGAGATCGTCCAGGCGCCGGCGGCCGATCCTGCGGCCGCGGCGGCGCCCGCCGCCCCCGCGCCGGAGAAGAAACGCTCCCGCTCCCGCAAGGTCGAGCCGGTCGCGCCCGTTCCGGTCGAGGCTGCGCCGATCGGACCGCGCGATTCGGTTCCGCCGGAGGGCGCCAAGGCCCCGGAGAGCGCCGAGCCCGCCGCTGCGGCCCCGGCCGAAAAGCCCAAGAAGAAGAAAAAGAAGCAGCCGCCGGCTCCGGCCCCCGCTACGGCGCCTTCGCCTTTTCCGTTCTGA
- the pstS gene encoding phosphate ABC transporter substrate-binding protein PstS codes for MISKASRLILHAALAAILSVGSARALDISGAGATFPLPIYAKWAQSYSKETGNRVNYQSIGSGGGIRQIKARTVTFGASDQPLTAKELDAAGLIQWPQVVGGVTPVVNLDGVASNELVLDGATLARIFLGEIKLWNDPAIRALNPKIALPATAIVVVHRSDGSGTTFCFTDYLSRVSADWKEKVGENVAVEWPLGLGAKGNEGVANNVANSKGAIGYVEFAYAKQNKLAAVSLVNRDGKVVAPGKESFEAAAANADWAGAPGFFHLLTEQPGAASWPIAAATFILLPKQPQDAAAALEALKFFDWAFSKGAAAAQELDFEPMPASVVTLIRKSWAANVKDANGKPLLN; via the coding sequence ATGATTTCCAAAGCCTCGAGGCTCATTCTTCACGCCGCTCTGGCGGCGATCCTTTCCGTGGGGAGCGCGCGCGCCCTCGATATTTCCGGCGCCGGCGCGACTTTTCCCCTGCCCATCTACGCCAAATGGGCGCAGAGCTATTCGAAAGAGACGGGCAATCGCGTCAATTATCAATCGATCGGCTCGGGCGGCGGCATCCGCCAGATCAAGGCGCGGACCGTCACTTTCGGCGCCTCGGACCAGCCGCTGACGGCCAAGGAGCTCGACGCCGCAGGTCTCATCCAATGGCCGCAGGTCGTCGGCGGCGTCACGCCCGTCGTCAATCTGGACGGCGTCGCCTCCAATGAGCTGGTCCTCGACGGCGCGACTCTCGCGCGCATTTTTCTCGGCGAGATCAAGCTCTGGAACGATCCGGCGATCCGCGCGCTCAATCCGAAGATCGCGCTTCCGGCGACGGCGATCGTCGTCGTCCACCGCTCCGACGGCTCGGGCACGACCTTCTGCTTCACCGATTATCTTTCCCGCGTCTCCGCCGATTGGAAAGAGAAGGTGGGCGAGAACGTCGCCGTGGAATGGCCGCTCGGCCTCGGCGCCAAGGGCAATGAGGGCGTCGCCAATAATGTCGCCAACTCCAAAGGCGCGATCGGCTACGTCGAATTCGCCTACGCCAAGCAGAACAAGCTCGCCGCCGTCAGCCTGGTGAATCGCGACGGCAAGGTCGTCGCGCCGGGCAAGGAGAGCTTCGAGGCCGCCGCCGCCAATGCCGATTGGGCCGGCGCGCCGGGCTTCTTCCATCTGCTGACCGAGCAGCCGGGCGCCGCCTCCTGGCCGATCGCCGCGGCGACCTTCATTCTGCTGCCCAAGCAGCCGCAGGACGCCGCGGCGGCGCTGGAAGCGCTGAAATTCTTCGACTGGGCCTTCTCGAAAGGCGCGGCGGCGGCGCAGGAGCTGGATTTCGAGCCCATGCCCGCCTCTGTGGTCACGCTGATCCGCAAGAGCTGGGCGGCCAATGTGAAGGATGCGAATGGAAAACCGCTGCTGAACTGA
- a CDS encoding FAD-dependent oxidoreductase produces the protein MTQTISTRCCVVGGGPAGLMAGFLLARAGVETIVLEKHADFLRDFRGDTIHPSTLQLMFELGLLEDFLKLPHRKAFQVSADLGERKFVVADFRSLPTSCKFVAFMPQWDFLDFIAGEAKKLQNFRLLMKTAAESVIEENGRIVGLRAEGPEEPLEIRADLTIAADGRTSRMRESAGLAVEDFGAPMDVLWLELRRKADDPDETFGRIAPGRMVAMIERGSYWQIGYVIPKGGAQALRSRPIDAFRRALADSVPFLEDRVEDLRDWEDVNLLTVQVDRLKNWSRPGLLCIGDAAHAMSPIGGVGINLAIQDAVATANLLAEKLRDGTLRDEDVGAVQKRREFPARVTQRLQLFLQNRVIRNVLAADKPFEPPLALRLLDVFPILRQIPARLIGLGVRPEHIQLLK, from the coding sequence ATGACGCAGACGATCTCCACGAGATGCTGCGTGGTCGGCGGCGGCCCGGCGGGGCTGATGGCGGGCTTTCTGCTCGCCCGCGCCGGCGTCGAGACCATCGTCCTCGAAAAGCATGCGGATTTCCTGCGCGATTTCCGCGGCGACACGATCCACCCTTCGACGCTTCAGCTGATGTTCGAGCTCGGCCTGCTCGAGGATTTTCTGAAGCTGCCGCATCGCAAGGCGTTTCAGGTCTCGGCGGATCTGGGGGAGCGAAAATTCGTCGTCGCCGATTTCCGCAGCCTGCCGACCTCGTGCAAATTCGTCGCCTTCATGCCGCAATGGGATTTTCTCGACTTCATCGCCGGCGAGGCGAAGAAGCTGCAAAATTTCCGCCTGCTGATGAAGACCGCCGCAGAGAGCGTGATCGAGGAAAACGGCCGCATCGTCGGCCTGCGCGCCGAGGGGCCGGAGGAGCCGCTCGAGATCAGAGCCGATCTCACCATCGCCGCGGATGGGCGGACCTCGCGAATGCGCGAATCGGCGGGCCTCGCGGTGGAGGATTTCGGCGCGCCCATGGATGTGCTGTGGCTGGAGCTGCGGCGCAAGGCGGATGACCCCGACGAGACCTTCGGCCGCATCGCGCCGGGCCGCATGGTGGCGATGATCGAGCGCGGCTCCTATTGGCAGATCGGCTATGTCATCCCCAAAGGCGGCGCGCAGGCGCTGCGGAGCCGGCCGATCGACGCGTTTCGCCGCGCCCTCGCCGACAGCGTTCCCTTTCTCGAGGATCGCGTCGAGGATTTGCGCGATTGGGAGGATGTGAATCTGCTGACCGTGCAGGTCGATCGGCTGAAGAATTGGAGCCGGCCGGGCCTGCTCTGCATCGGCGACGCGGCTCATGCGATGTCCCCGATCGGCGGCGTCGGAATCAATCTGGCGATCCAGGACGCCGTGGCGACCGCCAATCTGCTGGCCGAAAAGCTGCGCGATGGAACGCTGCGCGACGAGGACGTCGGCGCCGTGCAGAAGCGCCGGGAGTTTCCCGCGCGGGTGACGCAAAGGCTGCAGCTCTTCCTCCAGAACCGCGTGATCCGCAATGTGCTCGCGGCGGACAAGCCCTTCGAGCCGCCATTGGCGCTGCGGCTTCTCGACGTCTTCCCGATCCTACGGCAGATTCCGGCGCGGCTGATCGGCCTCGGCGTGCGGCCGGAGCACATTCAGCTTCTCAAATGA
- the aat gene encoding leucyl/phenylalanyl-tRNA--protein transferase, translating to MSRPSHADYAITPQILLRAYSIGLFPMAESAEEEQLFWVDPQERAIFPLDAFKVSHSLAKTIRSDRFEVRVDTDFDAVIAACAASAPKRENTWINSEIKRLYRKLFDMGFAHTVECWREGRLVGGLYGVSMRAAFFGESMFHTETDASKVALAHLVARLVKGGFRLLDTQFMTTHLASLGAVEVSRDAYHALLEQALSVSGRFAAWPDEAAPVPGREIVAILRPEPTLRTEKAKAP from the coding sequence ATGTCGCGCCCTTCACACGCAGATTACGCCATCACGCCGCAGATTTTGCTGCGCGCCTATTCCATCGGCCTTTTCCCTATGGCGGAGAGCGCCGAGGAGGAGCAGCTCTTCTGGGTCGATCCCCAGGAGCGCGCCATTTTTCCGCTGGATGCGTTCAAGGTCTCGCATTCGCTCGCCAAGACGATCCGCTCGGATCGTTTCGAGGTGCGGGTCGACACGGATTTCGACGCCGTGATCGCGGCTTGCGCCGCCTCCGCGCCCAAGCGCGAGAACACTTGGATCAATTCCGAGATCAAGCGGCTCTATCGCAAGCTGTTCGACATGGGCTTCGCCCATACGGTCGAATGCTGGCGGGAGGGACGGCTGGTCGGCGGCCTCTATGGCGTGTCGATGCGCGCCGCCTTTTTCGGCGAGAGCATGTTCCACACCGAGACCGACGCCTCGAAAGTGGCGCTGGCGCATCTCGTGGCGCGGCTGGTCAAAGGCGGCTTCCGCCTGCTCGACACGCAATTCATGACCACGCATCTCGCTTCGCTCGGCGCGGTCGAGGTCAGCCGCGACGCCTATCACGCTCTGCTGGAGCAGGCTTTGTCGGTCTCGGGCCGCTTCGCCGCCTGGCCGGACGAGGCGGCGCCCGTCCCCGGTCGGGAGATCGTCGCCATTCTGCGGCCGGAGCCGACGCTCAGAACGGAAAAGGCGAAGGCGCCGTAG
- a CDS encoding NADH:ubiquinone oxidoreductase subunit NDUFA12, producing the protein MSYIIRFFTWWNRATLSTGLWTLLYGERVGTDEFGNVYYRRRGGKKDKALGFERRWVIYKGYAEGSATPPGWYGWLHHTVDTPPTQEKYEPKEWELTYRPNLTGTSAAYHPPGSILAEGRRAPAGGDYQAWSPEA; encoded by the coding sequence ATGTCCTACATCATTCGCTTCTTCACCTGGTGGAACCGGGCGACGCTCAGCACGGGCCTGTGGACGCTGCTCTATGGCGAGCGCGTCGGGACGGATGAGTTCGGCAACGTCTATTACCGCCGTCGCGGCGGCAAGAAGGACAAGGCGCTCGGCTTCGAGCGCCGCTGGGTCATCTATAAGGGCTATGCCGAGGGCTCGGCGACGCCGCCCGGCTGGTATGGCTGGCTGCACCACACGGTCGACACGCCGCCGACGCAGGAGAAATACGAGCCGAAGGAATGGGAGCTGACCTATCGCCCCAATCTGACCGGCACCTCCGCCGCCTATCATCCGCCGGGCTCGATCCTGGCCGAGGGCCGCCGCGCTCCCGCCGGCGGCGATTATCAGGCTTGGTCCCCCGAGGCTTGA